A window of Rhipicephalus microplus isolate Deutch F79 chromosome X, USDA_Rmic, whole genome shotgun sequence genomic DNA:
tgGAAAGAGGAGAAGAAAGaccaatggatgacgatggtgagatagagaggcgAGTATGTGAAATTCTTTCTAGCCGAGACAAATTTTATAGTCGCGCATATAGTCTAGttgcttccaaaaaggttataaccgctcttatgaccacagtttcactgttggtgtctggccaaaggcccaacacggtctcatcagttaatgacctactgtgataaaaaaaatgaagatattTAAAAAAGTATAAGGACCTTTAGCATTGTGCCTACGTCAAAACGCGTCTGCCGTGGTGATTTCTACTTCAATCGCAACTGAGTAGATAGTAAGGTCAGGCAATGTTCAAGGAGCTCATTTATTTTATAAACTGTAGTTTGCTATAACTATAATTGGTTGTTTTAAGTTGTAGTACAGTAATTATGAAAAATCAATAAAAGTGGGCAAACACCCTTTCCGTAGATGGGACCCATAGTAACCTTTGAATTACATGTCCAAATTTCTATCAGTTGAGCTATGTCAGTTGAGCTACAGAGAGTGTTGCCCCATTGTTGGACATTTCTGTACATTTCATTCCTGGAAATGTTGGCAAATGCTACACATACTATCCCAAGCAGTGAGTGCAGAAAACCCTCTTGTTTGCCAGAGGACATCAGGTGACCGAAGTTGACAGTTTGACCATGTAAAATTTGCATAGGTTAAAGCAAAACAAGGAAGTTTCATTTTCAAGTGGTACAGACAAGACGACAAATGTAATAGTTGCATAAACAAATACTTACATAGGCATTCATTAGTGTAATTTTGCATATTTATCAGAAATCCAATATAGCCATCCGATTGTGGATATTTTAAGTGCACAGTAAATTTCTTTAGATTTATTGCTTAAAGTTTTTGCTGGGTGTTCCACGCATATCGTTTGGTTATTTTGTCATGATGGCACTAGCACTGTTGTGCATAGCACTGCGAGATAGCTAAAACAAAAGTGCAggctcttcagaaaaaaaaaacagcaaaattgCTTGGTAGTACATTACAGAAAAGCTGTGGTGTACTATCTACAGTGGCCCAAAGCAGTTCCATTGAAATAGGATTTGAATTTACTACTGAGTTTCCTTTTGTGAAGTCTCGCTTTAAGCAAGACTACAACAGGTTATGCACATCAAGCACCTCTGCGTGTCATGCGAGAGAAAAACAAAGCTGTGGTGTACTACCTATAGTGGCCCAAAGCAATTCCATTGAAATAGGATTTGAATTTACTACCGAGTTTCCTTTTGTGAAGTCTCGCTTTCAGCAACATTACAACAGGTTATGCACATCAAGCACCTCCGCAAGTGTCATGCGAGAGAAAATGAGGATGAAGAAGTTACGTGGTAAAACCTGCTGCTGCAGCATCTGTTCACCTGAGAGATTGCTGTACTCCTGCTCAATGTACTTCATTCGGTCAACCAAAGATATTAAGGAATGTGCAAATAACAAACTACAGGCTTGTGCCTGCTCCTGGCAGCTACAACTCGTCAATCTCTGCAGAGTGCCCTTCCACAAACATAGGATACATTTTAGCACACGATTACCATGCAATGGCAAGAGCAGTCAAATTTTATTTTCTCCATGCTAAAAGAAaaacagataaaaaaagaaatgcagaaCGACTGCTTTGTGAGATCTGTGGGTTTACTAGGAACCACTACAGCTGAAGCATTGTGTTCATGAGTCCACCAAACTTGGGTGTTCTAGGTTGTGCTACATAACCAGAATTAATGAAATAAAGGCAAAAAGTGTGGAGGTGGTATTTTTGGAAAGAACAATTTCCAACGTAGCATAAAAGATAACTGGTTGTGACATTTTCTTTAGACAGAAAATAATTTAACGTGACACATACAACAATTATGTCCGTTGGTATACCTTTTTCTTACAACTCATGATTAGCATAATAACAGTAGCATTACGTAAGCTAAAGAAAAAGTGAATCATGCTGATGTGTATGAAAGGTTTTGATGTGAAAATGTGCTCTGTGTGTTGCACCACAAAATCAAAGGCCAGACATTTACAGAATGGTGATGTTGCTTTGGTTATATAAACTGTGTAGCTCAGGCAGCTGGTGCATTTGCAGCAATACAAAATGACAGCGTTTCTGTCATGTTTGAAGTTCAGTCACCTGTTTCATGACTTTATATTGACATTACCTCATTCTGACGGTGGACTACAGGACAGACGAAACATTGGAACATTATTTAACAATGCCCACAATTTCACAAGATTCTAAGCTGCATGTACAGCTAGGTTAAATGTAGGCTCAATCATGTTCACTTTAGCCCATTATCAAACGAAGTTCATACCTGCAGTTTTATCCAAATACTAGAAATGCAGCTCCTTACTTTAAGAAAGAAATTTCAAAAATTGCTTATGATGTAAAGGTGCTCCAGATGAACCTACATTCACAACTACATTGTTCACGCCACAGCTGCAGACATAataatcagcacaaaaaaaattcTTCCCGTACATAGTGctggctgtaagcatgtttctcCCACTGCTGAATGTCACAGCTGGTAGCACTATAGACTGTGCGCAGCTCCAGGCAGGCTCAAACACTATAAAAATGATGTTATAAGTCTGTATCACAGTTCTCCTTGAAGTTATGTAGTACTTTAACACTGCTGATCAGCTTAAATATACAACAACTTGACCAGGAAAGTGTTTCAGTGATGTACAAGTGATCTGCTACTGTCACAATGTAATGCAAATACACCCTACCTTTTGAGCAGGTGATATGAAAACTATATACGAGAAGCTTCAGAGCAATTACAATTCTCAGTCAAGTTAGTATGTGTAGATTCTGCAATACTTTTTGCTTCAGAAAACCAAATTCCTGTGACAGTGCGAAGCACCATATAGAGAATGATACATTTTATATAATTATCAACATGACCCACTGTGCAGGTATGCATGCACGTGATACATGTGTACATGCATGCatccatgcacacacacaaaaaaacaaaaactgtttcAGCTACCACGGGCAGCTTAACCAACTCTAATACCAATGTAATACATGTATACCTATACTCATTAAGCATTTTTTATGAAACTACTACAGAAAATGAGCACTGGTTTATAAGTGACACTGTTATCACATTCCATCTTGTACGTAattatgcaatatatatataaatgtaggTGTAGTACAACTTGTAACTTTACCTATGACAAATGTACAAGATTTTTCAGTGAACAATGAATATGCACAGTGCAGCTATATATGTTGCAGGACTACAAGACCAGCGATGTATATAAGGATTAACACATGTAAACACCTTGCGAAAAGGATGCTTTTCGAGTTTAGTGAATTGGAGCATCTATCTGTGCGTAGAAATTGATAtgcatgaaaaataaataaacgtagAAATGATAACAAACAAGTGAATCGGGGTAATCTTGTATATCATTTGTAGTATCTCGAAACCATTGTGATCCAAATTTTATCAGACCTGTGCTATAGTGACAGCGTAAACCTCAATTAAATAACATTACTACAAAGATCACAAATGGTACGCACCTACACTATAGTATTTAAAATACGTTTCTAATATTAAAAAAGTAACGAAAGTCACGATGTGCTACTTGACTAAAATGGCAACCGCAACAGTTTAAAAAAATGAATTCCCCTGTGGCGTGCACAGCAAAAACTGACAAGCAGCAGTAAACATACTATATAGATAAAAATTACAGACTAGCTCCTACATTGGTCAGAAACCACTTTGTACCATGACTGGGCTGCAACGCTTGTCAGGGCAGAGCTGCCCCATGGTAATTGGCCCATAAACATAAGGTCACAAACAACAGCAGGTAGCAACATGAGAGCCATCGTTGTTATACAGCTCAGCTCACAAGGATTCGCGTAGCTTTTGCGGCCTTGTTTCCATACCTCATGTACACCAGAGAGGCTTAGGTGCCACCCACACTCCTCCAAATATGTGCCGTCACAGCTAGAGCACCCCCCTGAAGGAATCGCACGAAGTTGTCCCCAACAAGAGGCCCAAGAGCATAGATTCCTTCGAGAGCCTCAGTTTCGTGAGTGTATTGATGAATTTGAATTGGGTTAGCCCTGCAGTCTACAGGCAGCCCAGCTACAAGGCCTAGCTGTGTGCCTGCCAAAGGCAGAAAGTCAAGGTTTGGGTGGGATCCAATCAGTACCAGCACGTGGGAGACATCTCGAATGTCTGAGTGCGAATCTAATTCTATTCGGCCGTCACTGTGGATGCAGCGCACTTGGCAATGGGCATATGCTTTGTAGCCCGGGTAATGCTCAGCCGAGGACATCATCTGGTGTACCTTATGGTACTCTGGATACATGGACCGTGGCAGCTGGTTAAATACCAGATCAGGATCATCCACCTTTTTGCGAAACACATGACAAACATCAACACCATGGAAACGTGCCGCAATTACAGCATCTGCGGCTGACAGCCCACTCCCTACAACAGCTAATTTCTTGATGGAACTCTTGGTGTCACGCAAGAGAACTTCCAGCCGTCCCAAATCATGAGACACAAAAGGCAAGTCCTCTCCTGGAATATTCAGTCGTCTTGGCGAATCGTAGTGGCCAGCTGCTAACACAACATGTGGTGTCACATAGCAGAAAGCGGCCCCAGCCTGTTTGTTGACACCTTTGACTTCCCACAGGTGGCCTCCTTTAGGGTCATCTTCAGATTTATAAGGCCGCACAGACTGCACAGAAGAAAAGTTCTGAAAATAATGCTGCAGACGCTTGAGGTTCACATAGTCCCGGTAGTACTCGGCCACTCGCTGCACTGACACGCGGTTTTGGCAGTTGGGGGAGCCCTGTGAAGGCAATGGCTTTGACGAGTCCCACTCCTTGAATGTCAAGTCCGGCAGCTCCATCCAAGAGCCAAGGCTTATGGTGAGGATTCCACCGTCCATCCTCTGCGTATAAGttaaaaacaaagtaaaaaaagtCTTTGTCATAGACCAAGAAAAACATGGCAATATACATTCAAAACAAGCTCCTACCTCAAATATATGCGTGAAGACTGCTTATGGCCACCAGAGCCGATATTAATAAACATTGGTACCCACTATAATGTACTCATAAAATCACAATGCGTACCAGAGGAAAGTTGATCTTTTTGtccatgttaatttttttttacagaatagtTACTGCACTTAAACTAAAGACAATAAATAGTGCCCCCACCCCTTGTGTTTCTTGGCTTTACTATCTATTGGCTTCATGTCTTACAATAAATTATTATCCCAACACATTCCCttcaattatttatttgtttattcttttTAATTTCAGAGAAACATTCTAGAATGCAGCAAGCTTGATGCCATTAGATAGAGACCAAGGGTTTATTGCTCAGCTGCCAGTTTGCAAAGGTCAGATGCTACATGAAGCCATCAGCAAACTTTCTCCATTCCCAGCTGTGATTATGAGTGGCACTGGCTGACACTTCCAGTGTTGTGGATTCAGAAACACCCAAGGAAATGGACTGGAGAATGACCCCCATTGTAACAACTGGCAGAGTATCGCATATGAAAATCAAAAGCTGTGGGCTCATTCCCCCCTTAAGGTGATAAAAAACTGAACAACCGTTCCCCAGTGAGCTAATGTTATCAAAAATATATGTAGACACACGGAGACAAGAGCGCAGACAAGCACGAAGGCAAGTGTCTCTGAGTGCGCTGTAAGCTATTATGGAtcttcaccaactagcccagtccaAAACCTTGGCACTCACTCAGTTCACCCACACATTATGAAAGCAAATTCTGACTTGATAGTGACAAAGAAATATAGAAAGCTCCGAGTGAGAGAAAGCAGCTCAGCCACAAAATGTGAAATCGCATTTGGATACGTCCAAGCAATACCAACATGAATTTTGAGGGCTGCTTGGACTAAACTGTCTACTGGTTTAGAACGTAAGAAATCATCATCTATTACTTCGTAGAATGTCAGTTACTGAATAAGTTGAACTGCTAGTCTGTCAGCATTGAAAATGTAAATACATGAAGGCATGCCCAAGCACCGGTTATGGGAAAAGCCAAATAGTTTGAAACACAACACAATGTGAATGTCCATGTAAGCTTacaatatacagtagactctcagtaaacggaaatctgttaaatggaactaCTGCTTCAAtggaactattgcctctgcaatgcttggtttctggcttgtattctgcactcaTGTTCACCTCTCAACAAATGGAACTTctgttaaatgaaacatattttcccagtcccttcaggttccgtttactgaCAATGTACAGTATAATGTCAACATACTCCACACAGTAATAGCAACAGTCAGGCTGATTCAACTTTGGTATATTCCTTTGCAATGTTTTCTCCAGAATCATACTTTTTATATGACTCTGTGACTCTGTGCTGCATGTCTCTGCCAATGCACCAACCACATTTTCCACCTCATTTCATGGTTAGTACATGAAAACAAAGGTGCTATCCGAGGACGTTTATCAATGACACACAAAAACGCATACAAAAAGGAACAAGGAGTGTGCCGTAGGAAAACAACATCTATTGTTTCCATTCCTTATGTTCAGGGTGCACCAGAATTCGTTCAGAAAGCACTTTGTCCACTGGGTATTAAAACCATTTTCAAGCCTCATTGCACTTTGGGAAACGTGTTCACCAAGCCCAAAGACTGTGCCCTTGTGAACGATCAAAGTGAGTCGTTTACAAGTTACCGTGCGGTGACTGCGATGCCACATACATTGGCAAAACAAGCAGGATGCAGTCAAGGCCCAAGGAGCCCAAAGGAGACATCGCTATAGCCACCCGTGTCATGCATTCCAAGACAGAACTTGTTGAACACTGCTGGACAATGGGGCACGTCTTCAGCTTGAGTAACGCAACGACACTAGCTCGAAAACAAAGGTTTCATTCGTCGTGACAAGTCAACATGCAACAACAAACACAGCCCCCTAGCAGATGTGTACTGTTATGCCACAGGCATGATCCTCCTTTGGGAGTGCTTCTTTCCACAAGTACGAGCACAGTTCAGGCAaactcttcccccccccctcgcccTAGCCCCACCCTCCACGCAGAAGGCAGCACCGTGCAGTTCTGGGCAAAGCGTCGCCTCCTCCGCCGAGCCACCGTGCCGTTCCAGGGAAAGCTTCACCTTTTCCTCCAAGCGCTGGGAACTGGTCTCGTAGAAGAgaccaaaacgttatttaaggtTGTGCCGGCCACATGTTCGAGAATTTTCACCTAAGCCGACATTGTCGTGCCGGCCGGCTCTGTACGAACTATAAAGTGCTATAGTAAACGTTGCTacctgttgctgttttcaaaaccgattgcctccctattccgcctttgggcgaaggcttcagcgaagtccgttcGACTGTTCGCCGCTTTCGGCTACTGCTACCATTGCAAGAAAAAGGAATTCCTAACagtgatggcagcggtgggattctaTCAAACCCGAATttataacagtggttggcagcttcggaATACATTAACCCTGTTCTCAAAGTTTGCTGCTCTGGGATACGCTATCCTACGCTTGGCAAGTCTGATCGGATCTTTGAGCACGAGGAATACTGCCGTGATAGCATCTGGCTACGCTGGGGTATGCTACCCTATGTTTGGCTCGCCAGATCGGACCCCTGGAAGCTCGAGCACGACCCACCTGATATCGGCGTTTGGATACGCTGGAATACGTTACCCCTGTCCTCAACGCTTCACTGCTGTGGAACCCGCTATCTTGATCTCAACTGCTCGGAGTTGGAGTGAATTCCTGCAGGCTCGAGGACACCCATGACACTGTTCGACAGCAGCCAcaagttggaccatcgtcggctactttggttaggtgagtgcccaacgtttatgGTTCAGTTTGCCAGACCTCTCTAGGACAGGCAGATGTTAGGGgaatgttttttgttttgttgcttaTAATTTCTTATTCACGTGCTTTAAACCATGAGATTagctttagagtacggtgaatatcagtagtagagcatcacgagggacgagattgcgatggagcagtaccttgtGGAGGACCTCCTCgcaatttgtggagccat
This region includes:
- the LOC119176820 gene encoding oxidative stress-induced growth inhibitor 2 isoform X2, coding for MKVHRGNSEYEEIQGVRVDMAVYKEVVVIGNGPSGITMSYFLAGNWPYYAPGACHPNPYLHARLEDNRDLSLVEQDLSSLSSGLEGRSCNPVSLLLDTLCHPDADLGSDEPSTLSWVHDSSKALDHVVIGSGPPGGSWQRMDGGILTISLGSWMELPDLTFKEWDSSKPLPSQGSPNCQNRVSVQRVAEYYRDYVNLKRLQHYFQNFSSVQSVRPYKSEDDPKGGHLWEVKGVNKQAGAAFCYVTPHVVLAAGHYDSPRRLNIPGEDLPFVSHDLGRLEVLLRDTKSSIKKLAVVGSGLSAADAVIAARFHGVDVCHVFRKKVDDPDLVFNQLPRSMYPEYHKVHQMMSSAEHYPGYKAYAHCQVRCIHSDGRIELDSHSDIRDVSHVLVLIGSHPNLDFLPLAGTQLGLVAGLPVDCRANPIQIHQYTHETEALEGIYALGPLVGDNFVRFLQGGALAVTAHIWRSVGGT
- the LOC119176820 gene encoding oxidative stress-induced growth inhibitor 2 isoform X4; translation: MAVYKEVVVIGNGPSGITMSYFLAGNWPYYAPGACHPNPYLHARLEDNRDLSLVEQDLSSLSSGLEGRSCNPVSLLLDTLCHPDADLGSDEPSTLSWVHDSSKALDHVVIGSGPPGGSWQRMDGGILTISLGSWMELPDLTFKEWDSSKPLPSQGSPNCQNRVSVQRVAEYYRDYVNLKRLQHYFQNFSSVQSVRPYKSEDDPKGGHLWEVKGVNKQAGAAFCYVTPHVVLAAGHYDSPRRLNIPGEDLPFVSHDLGRLEVLLRDTKSSIKKLAVVGSGLSAADAVIAARFHGVDVCHVFRKKVDDPDLVFNQLPRSMYPEYHKVHQMMSSAEHYPGYKAYAHCQVRCIHSDGRIELDSHSDIRDVSHVLVLIGSHPNLDFLPLAGTQLGLVAGLPVDCRANPIQIHQYTHETEALEGIYALGPLVGDNFVRFLQGGALAVTAHIWRSVGGT
- the LOC119176820 gene encoding oxidative stress-induced growth inhibitor 1 isoform X1 gives rise to the protein MNGELRGCSLDWSCTVEDRFGCSSHVHQGSQEIQGVRVDMAVYKEVVVIGNGPSGITMSYFLAGNWPYYAPGACHPNPYLHARLEDNRDLSLVEQDLSSLSSGLEGRSCNPVSLLLDTLCHPDADLGSDEPSTLSWVHDSSKALDHVVIGSGPPGGSWQRMDGGILTISLGSWMELPDLTFKEWDSSKPLPSQGSPNCQNRVSVQRVAEYYRDYVNLKRLQHYFQNFSSVQSVRPYKSEDDPKGGHLWEVKGVNKQAGAAFCYVTPHVVLAAGHYDSPRRLNIPGEDLPFVSHDLGRLEVLLRDTKSSIKKLAVVGSGLSAADAVIAARFHGVDVCHVFRKKVDDPDLVFNQLPRSMYPEYHKVHQMMSSAEHYPGYKAYAHCQVRCIHSDGRIELDSHSDIRDVSHVLVLIGSHPNLDFLPLAGTQLGLVAGLPVDCRANPIQIHQYTHETEALEGIYALGPLVGDNFVRFLQGGALAVTAHIWRSVGGT
- the LOC119176820 gene encoding oxidative stress-induced growth inhibitor 2 isoform X5; translated protein: MLVARASGISGNGPSGITMSYFLAGNWPYYAPGACHPNPYLHARLEDNRDLSLVEQDLSSLSSGLEGRSCNPVSLLLDTLCHPDADLGSDEPSTLSWVHDSSKALDHVVIGSGPPGGSWQRMDGGILTISLGSWMELPDLTFKEWDSSKPLPSQGSPNCQNRVSVQRVAEYYRDYVNLKRLQHYFQNFSSVQSVRPYKSEDDPKGGHLWEVKGVNKQAGAAFCYVTPHVVLAAGHYDSPRRLNIPGEDLPFVSHDLGRLEVLLRDTKSSIKKLAVVGSGLSAADAVIAARFHGVDVCHVFRKKVDDPDLVFNQLPRSMYPEYHKVHQMMSSAEHYPGYKAYAHCQVRCIHSDGRIELDSHSDIRDVSHVLVLIGSHPNLDFLPLAGTQLGLVAGLPVDCRANPIQIHQYTHETEALEGIYALGPLVGDNFVRFLQGGALAVTAHIWRSVGGT
- the LOC119176820 gene encoding oxidative stress-induced growth inhibitor 2 isoform X3 → MRQLAAEIQGVRVDMAVYKEVVVIGNGPSGITMSYFLAGNWPYYAPGACHPNPYLHARLEDNRDLSLVEQDLSSLSSGLEGRSCNPVSLLLDTLCHPDADLGSDEPSTLSWVHDSSKALDHVVIGSGPPGGSWQRMDGGILTISLGSWMELPDLTFKEWDSSKPLPSQGSPNCQNRVSVQRVAEYYRDYVNLKRLQHYFQNFSSVQSVRPYKSEDDPKGGHLWEVKGVNKQAGAAFCYVTPHVVLAAGHYDSPRRLNIPGEDLPFVSHDLGRLEVLLRDTKSSIKKLAVVGSGLSAADAVIAARFHGVDVCHVFRKKVDDPDLVFNQLPRSMYPEYHKVHQMMSSAEHYPGYKAYAHCQVRCIHSDGRIELDSHSDIRDVSHVLVLIGSHPNLDFLPLAGTQLGLVAGLPVDCRANPIQIHQYTHETEALEGIYALGPLVGDNFVRFLQGGALAVTAHIWRSVGGT